Proteins from a genomic interval of Salmo salar chromosome ssa14, Ssal_v3.1, whole genome shotgun sequence:
- the LOC106568944 gene encoding regulator of nonsense transcripts 1 isoform X1, translating into MSVEAYGPSSQTLTFLDTEEADLLGADTQGSEYEFTDFTLPSQTQTGQTQSQLDNQVNGPDGVLQNGEDSVVKASQLLAELNFEEEEEDSYYTKDLPVHACSYCGIHDPACVVYCNTSKKWFCNGRGNTSGSHIVNHLVRAKSKEVTLHKDGPLGETVLECYNCGCRNVFLLGFIPAKADSVVVLLCRQPCASQSSLKDINWDSSQWQPLIQDRCFLSWLVKIPSEQEQLRARQITAQQINKLEELWKENPTATLEDLEKPGVDEEPQHVLLRYEDAYQYQNIFGPLVKLEADYDKKLKESQTQDNITVRWDLGLNKKRIAYFSLPKTDSGDMRLMQGDEICLRYKGDLAPLWKGIGHVIKVPDNYGDEIAIELRSSAGAPVEVPHNFQVDFVWKSTSFDRMQSALKTFAVDETSVSGYIYHKLLGHEVEDVVIKCQLPKRFTAQGLPDLNHSQVYAVKTVLQRPLSLIQGPPGTGKTVTSATVVYHLARQGNGPVLVCAPSNIAVDQLTEKIHMSGLKVVRLCAKSREAIDSPVSFLALHNQIRNMDSIPELQKLQQLKDETGELSSSDEKRYRALKRTAERELLTNADVICCTCVGAGDPRLAKMQFRSILIDESTQATEPECMVPVILGAKQLILVGDHCQLGPVVMCKKAAKAGLSQSLFERLVVLGIRPIRLQVQYRMHPALSAFPSNIFYEGSLQNGVTAADRIKKGFDFQWPQPDKPMFFYVTQGQEEIASSGTSYLNRTEASNVEKITTRLLKAGAKPDQIGIITPYEGQRSYLVQYMQFSGSLHTKLYQEVEIASVDAFQGREKDFIILSCVRANEHQGIGFLNDPRRLNVALTRARYGVIIVGNPKALSKQPLWNHLLNYYKEQKVLVEGPLNNLRESLMQFSKPRKLVNAVNPGGRFMSTAMYDAREALIPGSVYDRSSTARTSNMYFQTHDQIGMIGPGPMASLNIPIPFNLVMPPMPPPGYLGQVNGPQAGRGGGMKGKAGGGARGGRQRSRGMASHGGGNGQHGHMSGSQASQDLGSQPFSQGPLTQGYITMSQPSQMSQPGLSQPELSQDSYLGDEFKSQIDVALSQDSTYQGERAYQHGVTGLSQY; encoded by the exons ATGAGTGTTGAGGCGTACGGGCCGAGCTCGCAGACTCTCACGTTCCTGGACACCGAGGAAGCCGACTTGCTTGGAGCAGATACCCAGGGTTCGGAATATGAGTTCACAGATTTTACCCTACCGAGCCAGACTCAAACAGGCCAGACGCAGAGTCAGTTGGACAACCAG GTGAATGGGCCTGATGGAGTTCTGCAGAATGGGGAAGACTCTGTTGTAAAAGCAAGTCAACTCCTTGCAGAGTTGAActttgaagaagaggaggaggactccTATTATACTAAAGATCTCCCAGTCCATGCATGCAG TTACTGTGGCATTCACGATCCGGCATGCGTTGTGTATTGCAACACCAGCAAGAAGTGGTTTTGCAATGGACGAGGCAATACGTCTGGCAG TCACATTGTGAACCACCTGGTCAGAGCAAAGTCCAAGGAGGTGACTCTGCACAAGGACGGTCCTCTGGGGGAGACTGTGCTGGAGTGCTACAACTGTGGCTGTCGCAACGTCTTCCTCCTGGGGTTCATCCCCGCCAAGGCAGACTCTGTGGTGGTACTGCTTTGCAG GCAGCCATGTGCCAGTCAGAGCAGTCTGAAAGACATCAACTGGGACAGCTCCCAGTGGCAGCCGCTGATCCAGGACCGCTGCTTCCTCTCCTGGCTGGTGAAGATCCCCTCAGAGCAGGAGCAGCTTCGGGCCCGCCAGATCACCGCCCAGCAGATAAATAAGCTGGAGGAGCTCTGGAAG GAAAACCCCACAGCCACTCTGGAGGACCTTGAGAAGCCCGGCGTGGACGAGGAGCCTCAGCACGTGCTGCTGCGCTATGAGGATGCCTACCAGTACCAGAACATATTTGGCCCCCTGGTCAAACTGGAGGCCGACTACGATAAGAAACTCAAAGAGTCCCAG ACCCAAGACAATATAACTGTCAGGTGGGACCTGGGACTCAATAAAAAGCGGATTGCTTATTTCAGCCTTCCCAAGACGGACTCAGGTG ACATGCGCCTGATGCAGGGTGATGAGATTTGCCTGAGGTACAAGGGAGACCTTGCCCCACTCTGGAAGGGTATTGGACATGTCATCAAAGTCCCAGACA ACTATGGTGACGAGATAGCCATCGAGTTGAGGAGCAGTGCTGGGGCTCCTGTGGAAGTACCACATAACTTCCAGGTTGACTTTGTGTGGAAGTCCACCTCTTTTGACAG GATGCAGAGCGCCCTGAAGACCTTTGCCGTGGACGAGACCTCTGTGTCCGGGTACATCTACCACAAGCTGCTGGGTCACGAGGTGGAGGACGTGGTCATCAAGTGTCAACTGCCCAAACGCTTCACCGCCCAGGGCCTGCCTGACCTCAACCACTCACAG GTGTATGCTGTGAAGACCGTGCTGCAGCGTCCTCTCAGTCTCATCCAGGGCCCCCCTGGCACGGGGAAAACGGTCACCTCTGCCACTGTAGTCTACCACCTGGCCAGACAGGGCAACGG GCCAGTGCTGGTGTGCGCTCCCAGCAACATCGCGGTGGACCAGCTCACTGAGAAGATCCACATGTCGGGCCTGAAGGTGGTGAGGCTCTGTGCCAAGAGCAGAGAGGCCATCGACTCCCCTGTGTCCTTCCTGGCTCTGCACAACCAGATCCGCAACATGGACAG TATACCAGAGCTTCAGAAGCTGCAGCAGCTGAAGGACGAGACTGGGGAGCTGTCCTCCTCTGATGAGAAGCGCTACAGGGCCCTGAAGCGCACCGCCGAGAGGGAACTACTCACG AATGCTGATGTGATCTGCTGTACCTGTGTGGGGGCAGGAGACCCACGCCTGGCCAAGATGCAGTTCCGCTCCATCCTCATTGATGAGAGCACGCAGGCCACTGAGCCCGAGTGCATGGTGCCTGTCATACTGGGGGCCAAACAG CTGATTCTGGTGGGAGACCACTGCCAGCTGGGTCCAGTAGTGATGTGTAAGAAGGCAGCCAAGGCGGGCCTGTCCCAGTCCCTGTTTGAGCGTCTGGTGGTGCTGGGCATCAGGCCCATCCGTCTGCAGGTCCAGTACCGTATGCACCCAGCCCTCAGCGCCTTCCCCTCCAACATCTTCTACGAGGGCTCCCTGCAGAACGGAGTCACCGCGG CTGACCGCATCAAGAAAGGCTTTGACTTCCAGTGGCCACAGCCAGACAAACCCATGTTCTTCTATGTGACCCAGGGCCAGGAGGAAATCGCAAGCTCCGGAACCTCCTATCTAAACAG GACTGAGGCTTCCAACGTGGAGAAGATCACCACCAGGCTGCTCAAGGCCGGGGCCAAGCCTGACCAGATAGGCATCATCACCCCCTACGAGGGCCAGAGGTCCTACCTGGTGCAATACATGCAGTTCAGTGGCTCCCTCCACACCAAGCTCTACCAG GAGGTGGAGATAGCCAGTGTCGATGCCTTCCAGGGCAGAGAGAAGGACTTCATCATCCTGTCCTGTGTCAGAGCCAACGAGCACCAGGGCATCGGCTTCCTCAACGACCCACGACGTCTCAACGTGGCTCTCACCAGAGCCAG gtatggGGTTATCATCGTGGGCAACCCCAAGGCCCTGTCCAAGCAGCCTCTGTGGAACCACCTGCTCAACTACTACAAGGAGCAGAAGGTTCTGGTTGAGGGACCCCTCAACAACCTGAGGGAGAGCCTCATGCAGTTCAGCAAGCCTCGCAAGCTGGTCAACGCCGTCAACCCT GGGGGCCGTTTCATGAGCACAGCCATGTATGATGCCAGGGAAGCTCTTATTCCTGGATCTGTGTATGACCGCAGCAGCACTG CACGTACATCCAACATGTACTTCCAGACCCACGACCAGATCGGCATGATTGGCCCAGGCCCCATGGCCTCTTTGAACATCCCCATCCCCTTCAACCTGGTCATGCCCCCCATGCCCCCGCCAGGCTACCTGGGCCAGGTCAACGGCCCCCAAGCAGGCCGTGGCGGAGGTATGAAGGGTAAGGCGGGCGGAGGGGCACGAGGCGGGCGCCAGAGGAGCCGTGGTATGGCGAGCCATGGCGGGGGCAACGGGCAGCACGGCCACATGAGTGGCAGCCAGGCCAGCCAGGACCTGGgctcccagcccttctcccagGGACCTCTCACCCAGGGTTACATCACCATGAGCCAGCCCTCCCAGATGAGCCAGCCTGGCCTGTCCCAGCCTGAACTCTCCCAG GACAGCTACCTTGGCGATGAGTTCAAGTCCCAGATTGACGTGGCCCTCTCCCAAGACTCCACCTACCAGGGTGAACGAGCCTATCAACATGGTGTGACTGGATTGTCCCAGTACTAG
- the LOC106568944 gene encoding regulator of nonsense transcripts 1 isoform X2: protein MSVEAYGPSSQTLTFLDTEEADLLGADTQGSEYEFTDFTLPSQTQTGQTQSQLDNQVNGPDGVLQNGEDSVVKASQLLAELNFEEEEEDSYYTKDLPVHACSYCGIHDPACVVYCNTSKKWFCNGRGNTSGSHIVNHLVRAKSKEVTLHKDGPLGETVLECYNCGCRNVFLLGFIPAKADSVVVLLCRQPCASQSSLKDINWDSSQWQPLIQDRCFLSWLVKIPSEQEQLRARQITAQQINKLEELWKENPTATLEDLEKPGVDEEPQHVLLRYEDAYQYQNIFGPLVKLEADYDKKLKESQTQDNITVRWDLGLNKKRIAYFSLPKTDSDMRLMQGDEICLRYKGDLAPLWKGIGHVIKVPDNYGDEIAIELRSSAGAPVEVPHNFQVDFVWKSTSFDRMQSALKTFAVDETSVSGYIYHKLLGHEVEDVVIKCQLPKRFTAQGLPDLNHSQVYAVKTVLQRPLSLIQGPPGTGKTVTSATVVYHLARQGNGPVLVCAPSNIAVDQLTEKIHMSGLKVVRLCAKSREAIDSPVSFLALHNQIRNMDSIPELQKLQQLKDETGELSSSDEKRYRALKRTAERELLTNADVICCTCVGAGDPRLAKMQFRSILIDESTQATEPECMVPVILGAKQLILVGDHCQLGPVVMCKKAAKAGLSQSLFERLVVLGIRPIRLQVQYRMHPALSAFPSNIFYEGSLQNGVTAADRIKKGFDFQWPQPDKPMFFYVTQGQEEIASSGTSYLNRTEASNVEKITTRLLKAGAKPDQIGIITPYEGQRSYLVQYMQFSGSLHTKLYQEVEIASVDAFQGREKDFIILSCVRANEHQGIGFLNDPRRLNVALTRARYGVIIVGNPKALSKQPLWNHLLNYYKEQKVLVEGPLNNLRESLMQFSKPRKLVNAVNPGGRFMSTAMYDAREALIPGSVYDRSSTARTSNMYFQTHDQIGMIGPGPMASLNIPIPFNLVMPPMPPPGYLGQVNGPQAGRGGGMKGKAGGGARGGRQRSRGMASHGGGNGQHGHMSGSQASQDLGSQPFSQGPLTQGYITMSQPSQMSQPGLSQPELSQDSYLGDEFKSQIDVALSQDSTYQGERAYQHGVTGLSQY, encoded by the exons ATGAGTGTTGAGGCGTACGGGCCGAGCTCGCAGACTCTCACGTTCCTGGACACCGAGGAAGCCGACTTGCTTGGAGCAGATACCCAGGGTTCGGAATATGAGTTCACAGATTTTACCCTACCGAGCCAGACTCAAACAGGCCAGACGCAGAGTCAGTTGGACAACCAG GTGAATGGGCCTGATGGAGTTCTGCAGAATGGGGAAGACTCTGTTGTAAAAGCAAGTCAACTCCTTGCAGAGTTGAActttgaagaagaggaggaggactccTATTATACTAAAGATCTCCCAGTCCATGCATGCAG TTACTGTGGCATTCACGATCCGGCATGCGTTGTGTATTGCAACACCAGCAAGAAGTGGTTTTGCAATGGACGAGGCAATACGTCTGGCAG TCACATTGTGAACCACCTGGTCAGAGCAAAGTCCAAGGAGGTGACTCTGCACAAGGACGGTCCTCTGGGGGAGACTGTGCTGGAGTGCTACAACTGTGGCTGTCGCAACGTCTTCCTCCTGGGGTTCATCCCCGCCAAGGCAGACTCTGTGGTGGTACTGCTTTGCAG GCAGCCATGTGCCAGTCAGAGCAGTCTGAAAGACATCAACTGGGACAGCTCCCAGTGGCAGCCGCTGATCCAGGACCGCTGCTTCCTCTCCTGGCTGGTGAAGATCCCCTCAGAGCAGGAGCAGCTTCGGGCCCGCCAGATCACCGCCCAGCAGATAAATAAGCTGGAGGAGCTCTGGAAG GAAAACCCCACAGCCACTCTGGAGGACCTTGAGAAGCCCGGCGTGGACGAGGAGCCTCAGCACGTGCTGCTGCGCTATGAGGATGCCTACCAGTACCAGAACATATTTGGCCCCCTGGTCAAACTGGAGGCCGACTACGATAAGAAACTCAAAGAGTCCCAG ACCCAAGACAATATAACTGTCAGGTGGGACCTGGGACTCAATAAAAAGCGGATTGCTTATTTCAGCCTTCCCAAGACGGACTCAG ACATGCGCCTGATGCAGGGTGATGAGATTTGCCTGAGGTACAAGGGAGACCTTGCCCCACTCTGGAAGGGTATTGGACATGTCATCAAAGTCCCAGACA ACTATGGTGACGAGATAGCCATCGAGTTGAGGAGCAGTGCTGGGGCTCCTGTGGAAGTACCACATAACTTCCAGGTTGACTTTGTGTGGAAGTCCACCTCTTTTGACAG GATGCAGAGCGCCCTGAAGACCTTTGCCGTGGACGAGACCTCTGTGTCCGGGTACATCTACCACAAGCTGCTGGGTCACGAGGTGGAGGACGTGGTCATCAAGTGTCAACTGCCCAAACGCTTCACCGCCCAGGGCCTGCCTGACCTCAACCACTCACAG GTGTATGCTGTGAAGACCGTGCTGCAGCGTCCTCTCAGTCTCATCCAGGGCCCCCCTGGCACGGGGAAAACGGTCACCTCTGCCACTGTAGTCTACCACCTGGCCAGACAGGGCAACGG GCCAGTGCTGGTGTGCGCTCCCAGCAACATCGCGGTGGACCAGCTCACTGAGAAGATCCACATGTCGGGCCTGAAGGTGGTGAGGCTCTGTGCCAAGAGCAGAGAGGCCATCGACTCCCCTGTGTCCTTCCTGGCTCTGCACAACCAGATCCGCAACATGGACAG TATACCAGAGCTTCAGAAGCTGCAGCAGCTGAAGGACGAGACTGGGGAGCTGTCCTCCTCTGATGAGAAGCGCTACAGGGCCCTGAAGCGCACCGCCGAGAGGGAACTACTCACG AATGCTGATGTGATCTGCTGTACCTGTGTGGGGGCAGGAGACCCACGCCTGGCCAAGATGCAGTTCCGCTCCATCCTCATTGATGAGAGCACGCAGGCCACTGAGCCCGAGTGCATGGTGCCTGTCATACTGGGGGCCAAACAG CTGATTCTGGTGGGAGACCACTGCCAGCTGGGTCCAGTAGTGATGTGTAAGAAGGCAGCCAAGGCGGGCCTGTCCCAGTCCCTGTTTGAGCGTCTGGTGGTGCTGGGCATCAGGCCCATCCGTCTGCAGGTCCAGTACCGTATGCACCCAGCCCTCAGCGCCTTCCCCTCCAACATCTTCTACGAGGGCTCCCTGCAGAACGGAGTCACCGCGG CTGACCGCATCAAGAAAGGCTTTGACTTCCAGTGGCCACAGCCAGACAAACCCATGTTCTTCTATGTGACCCAGGGCCAGGAGGAAATCGCAAGCTCCGGAACCTCCTATCTAAACAG GACTGAGGCTTCCAACGTGGAGAAGATCACCACCAGGCTGCTCAAGGCCGGGGCCAAGCCTGACCAGATAGGCATCATCACCCCCTACGAGGGCCAGAGGTCCTACCTGGTGCAATACATGCAGTTCAGTGGCTCCCTCCACACCAAGCTCTACCAG GAGGTGGAGATAGCCAGTGTCGATGCCTTCCAGGGCAGAGAGAAGGACTTCATCATCCTGTCCTGTGTCAGAGCCAACGAGCACCAGGGCATCGGCTTCCTCAACGACCCACGACGTCTCAACGTGGCTCTCACCAGAGCCAG gtatggGGTTATCATCGTGGGCAACCCCAAGGCCCTGTCCAAGCAGCCTCTGTGGAACCACCTGCTCAACTACTACAAGGAGCAGAAGGTTCTGGTTGAGGGACCCCTCAACAACCTGAGGGAGAGCCTCATGCAGTTCAGCAAGCCTCGCAAGCTGGTCAACGCCGTCAACCCT GGGGGCCGTTTCATGAGCACAGCCATGTATGATGCCAGGGAAGCTCTTATTCCTGGATCTGTGTATGACCGCAGCAGCACTG CACGTACATCCAACATGTACTTCCAGACCCACGACCAGATCGGCATGATTGGCCCAGGCCCCATGGCCTCTTTGAACATCCCCATCCCCTTCAACCTGGTCATGCCCCCCATGCCCCCGCCAGGCTACCTGGGCCAGGTCAACGGCCCCCAAGCAGGCCGTGGCGGAGGTATGAAGGGTAAGGCGGGCGGAGGGGCACGAGGCGGGCGCCAGAGGAGCCGTGGTATGGCGAGCCATGGCGGGGGCAACGGGCAGCACGGCCACATGAGTGGCAGCCAGGCCAGCCAGGACCTGGgctcccagcccttctcccagGGACCTCTCACCCAGGGTTACATCACCATGAGCCAGCCCTCCCAGATGAGCCAGCCTGGCCTGTCCCAGCCTGAACTCTCCCAG GACAGCTACCTTGGCGATGAGTTCAAGTCCCAGATTGACGTGGCCCTCTCCCAAGACTCCACCTACCAGGGTGAACGAGCCTATCAACATGGTGTGACTGGATTGTCCCAGTACTAG
- the pgpi gene encoding Pyroglutamyl-peptidase 1 codes for MATKSTVIVTGFEPFGDHTINASWVAVQELERLGLAQNVDLHVCEVPVEYQAVQSLLPYLWKQHQPQLVVHVGVSGIATTVTLEKCGHNHGYKRVDNCSFCPDSQCCMEGGPECINSVIDMDLVCKRVNSSRLGVAVSVSKDAGRYLCDYTYYTSLYLGKGRSAFVHVPPLGKPYNAQDLGRALQAIVGEMLELVGQAEDDDHHHCSHQHAH; via the exons ggtTTGAACCTTTTGGAGATCACACCATCAATGCTAGCTGGGTGGCAGTACAG GAACTGGAGAGGTTAGGCTTGGCTCAGAATGTGGATCTGCACGTCTGTGAGGTGCCAGTGGAGTACCAGGCAGTTCAAAGTCTGCTTCCATATCTATGGAAACAGCACCAGCCACAG TTGGTGGTCCATGTCGGAGTCTCTGGCATAGCCACCACGGTCACCCTGGAGAAATGTGGCCACAACCACGGCTACAAGCGGGTGGACAACTGCAGCTTCTGTCCGGACTCTCAGTGCTGTATGGAGGGGGGCCCTGAATGCATCAATTCAGTCATAGACATGGACCTGGTATGCAAGAGGGTCAACTCCTCAAGGCTGGGTGTGGCAGTGTCAGTATCAAAGGACGCAGGCCG ATACCTATGTGACTACACCTACTACACGTCACTGTACCTGGGGAAGGGCAGGTCAGCGTTTGTGCACGTTCCTCCTCTGGGGAAGCCTTACAATGCCCAGGACCTAGGCAGAGCCTTGCAGGCCATAGTGGGGGAGATGCTGGAGCTTGTGGGTCAAGCCGAGGATGATGACCACCACCACTGCAGCCATCAGCACGCTCACTAA